In one window of Escherichia coli DSM 30083 = JCM 1649 = ATCC 11775 DNA:
- the adeQ gene encoding adenine permease AdeQ, with protein sequence MNNDNTDYVSNESGTLSRLFKLSQHGTTVRTELIAGMTTFLTMVYIVFVNPQILGAAQMDPKVVFVTTCLIAGIGSIAMGVFANLPVALAPAMGLNAFFAFVVVGAMGISWQTGMGAIFWGAVGLFLLTLFRIRYWMISNIPLSLRIGITSGIGLFIALMGLKNTGVIVANKDTLVMIGDLSSHGVLLGILGFFIITVLSSRHFHAAVLVSIVVTSCCGLFFGDVHFSGVYSIPPDISGVIGEVDLSGALSLELAGIIFSFMLINLFDSSGTLIGVTDKAGLIDSNGKFPNMNKALYVDSVSSVAGAFIGTSSVTAYIESTSGVAVGGRTGLTAVVVGVMFLLVMFFSPLVAMVPPYATAGALIFVGVLMTSSLARVNWDDFTESVPAFITTVMMPFTFSITEGIALGFMSYCIMKVCTGRWRDLNLCVVVVATLFALKIILVD encoded by the coding sequence ATGAATAATGACAATACCGATTACGTGAGTAATGAATCAGGGACGCTTTCGCGATTATTTAAACTATCTCAGCATGGGACCACCGTCCGCACAGAATTGATTGCGGGGATGACCACTTTTTTAACCATGGTGTACATCGTTTTTGTGAACCCGCAAATCCTCGGCGCGGCACAAATGGACCCGAAAGTGGTGTTTGTTACCACCTGTTTGATTGCCGGTATCGGCAGTATTGCGATGGGGGTATTTGCTAACTTACCCGTGGCACTGGCTCCGGCAATGGGCCTGAACGCCTTCTTTGCCTTCGTGGTCGTGGGGGCGATGGGTATCTCCTGGCAGACCGGGATGGGCGCGATATTCTGGGGCGCAGTTGGGCTATTTTTGCTCACGCTGTTTCGTATCCGGTACTGGATGATCTCCAACATTCCATTAAGTTTACGTATTGGTATCACCAGCGGAATCGGATTATTTATCGCCTTAATGGGATTAAAAAATACTGGCGTTATTGTCGCCAATAAAGACACCCTGGTGATGATTGGCGATTTAAGTTCTCACGGCGTGTTGTTAGGTATTTTAGGGTTTTTTATTATAACCGTGTTGTCATCACGTCATTTTCATGCCGCGGTGCTTGTTTCTATTGTGGTGACGTCTTGCTGTGGATTGTTTTTCGGTGATGTTCATTTTAGCGGCGTCTATTCCATTCCGCCTGATATTAGCGGCGTCATTGGTGAAGTGGATTTGAGCGGTGCGTTATCACTTGAACTCGCCGGTATCATTTTCTCCTTTATGCTGATCAACTTATTTGATTCATCAGGGACATTAATTGGTGTGACTGATAAAGCTGGCTTAATAGATAGTAACGGTAAATTCCCCAATATGAATAAGGCGCTGTATGTTGATAGCGTCAGTTCGGTGGCGGGTGCGTTTATCGGTACCTCGTCTGTTACCGCCTATATTGAAAGTACTTCAGGTGTGGCTGTCGGTGGTCGCACGGGGCTGACGGCTGTCGTAGTCGGCGTTATGTTCCTGTTAGTTATGTTCTTCTCACCGCTGGTGGCGATGGTTCCTCCTTACGCAACCGCCGGAGCGTTAATCTTTGTTGGCGTGCTGATGACTTCAAGCCTGGCGCGCGTTAACTGGGATGATTTTACCGAATCGGTGCCTGCGTTTATTACCACGGTGATGATGCCCTTTACTTTCTCGATCACCGAAGGGATTGCACTAGGCTTTATGTCGTACTGCATCATGAAAGTGTGCACCGGGCGCTGGCGCGATCTGAACCTGTGTGTGGTGGTGGTCGCAACTCTGTTTGCACTGAAGATTATTCTGGTGGATTAG
- the yicN gene encoding DUF1198 domain-containing protein, whose translation MIWIMLATLAVVFVVGFRVLTSGARKAIRRLSDRLNIDVVPVESMVDQMGKSAGDEFLRYLHRPDESHLQNAAQVLLIWQIVIVDGSEQNLLQWHRILQKARLAAPITDAQVRLALGFLRETEPEMQDINAFQMRYNAFFQPAEGVHWLH comes from the coding sequence ATGATCTGGATAATGCTCGCCACGCTGGCGGTAGTGTTTGTGGTTGGTTTTCGGGTGCTGACATCCGGGGCCAGAAAAGCGATTCGCCGTCTCAGCGATCGGCTGAACATCGATGTCGTACCCGTGGAGTCGATGGTCGATCAAATGGGAAAGTCAGCCGGTGACGAATTTTTACGTTATTTGCATCGCCCGGATGAGTCGCACCTGCAAAACGCCGCGCAGGTGTTGCTCATCTGGCAAATTGTCATTGTCGATGGTAGCGAACAGAACCTGCTGCAATGGCATCGGATTTTACAAAAAGCCCGCCTTGCCGCGCCGATTACTGATGCTCAGGTCAGGCTGGCGCTGGGTTTTCTGCGCGAAACCGAACCTGAAATGCAGGATATCAATGCTTTTCAGATGCGCTATAACGCGTTCTTTCAGCCTGCCGAGGGCGTTCACTGGCTGCATTAA
- the nepI gene encoding purine ribonucleoside efflux pump NepI, protein MSEFIAENRGADAITRPNWSAVFSVAFCVACLIIVEFLPVSLLTPMAQDLGISEGVAGQSVTVTAFVAMFASLFITQTIQATDRRYVVILFAVLLTLSCLLVSFANSFSLLLIGRACLGLALGGFWAMSASLTMRLVPPRTVPKALSVIFGAVSIALVIAAPLGSFLGELIGWRNVFNAAAAMGVLCIFWIIKSLPSLPGEPSHQKQNTFRLLQRPGVMAGMIAIFMSFAGQFAFFTYIRPVYMNLAGFGVDGLTLVLLSFGIASFVGTSLSSFILKRSVKLALAGAPFVLALSALVLTLWGSDKIVATGVAIIWGLTFALIPVGWSTWITRSLADQAEKAGSIQVAVIQLANTCGAAIGGYALDNIGLTSPLMLSGTLMLLTALLVTAKVKMKKS, encoded by the coding sequence ATGAGTGAATTTATTGCTGAAAACCGCGGCGCGGATGCCATCACCCGACCGAACTGGTCAGCCGTTTTCTCGGTGGCGTTTTGCGTCGCCTGTCTGATTATCGTTGAGTTTTTGCCTGTCAGTTTGTTGACGCCAATGGCCCAGGATTTAGGCATTTCGGAAGGGGTTGCCGGCCAATCGGTGACCGTGACCGCCTTTGTGGCGATGTTTGCCAGTTTGTTTATTACCCAGACCATTCAGGCCACTGACCGCCGCTACGTTGTCATTCTGTTCGCCGTTTTGCTGACGCTTTCCTGTTTGCTGGTTTCCTTTGCCAACTCATTCAGTCTGCTGTTAATCGGCCGCGCCTGTCTGGGTCTGGCGCTGGGCGGGTTCTGGGCGATGTCGGCGTCGCTGACCATGCGTCTGGTACCGCCGCGTACGGTGCCGAAGGCGCTGTCGGTGATCTTCGGCGCGGTTTCTATTGCGCTGGTGATTGCCGCGCCGTTGGGCAGTTTTTTAGGCGAGCTTATCGGTTGGCGCAATGTCTTTAATGCGGCGGCGGCGATGGGCGTGCTGTGTATTTTCTGGATTATCAAATCACTGCCTTCGCTGCCAGGTGAACCTTCGCATCAGAAACAAAATACTTTCCGCTTATTACAACGTCCGGGAGTGATGGCCGGGATGATCGCCATCTTTATGTCCTTTGCCGGACAGTTTGCTTTTTTCACTTATATTCGCCCAGTGTATATGAATCTGGCGGGATTCGGTGTTGATGGCTTAACCCTGGTGCTGCTGAGTTTTGGTATCGCCAGCTTTGTCGGGACATCGCTTTCGTCGTTTATTCTCAAACGTTCGGTGAAACTGGCCTTAGCGGGCGCACCGTTTGTGCTCGCCCTGAGCGCGCTGGTACTGACACTGTGGGGAAGCGATAAAATTGTTGCTACTGGTGTGGCGATTATCTGGGGGCTGACCTTTGCTTTAATTCCCGTTGGTTGGTCAACGTGGATCACTCGCTCATTGGCCGATCAGGCAGAAAAGGCTGGATCTATTCAGGTGGCCGTTATTCAGCTTGCTAACACCTGCGGTGCGGCAATCGGCGGTTATGCGTTGGATAACATTGGTCTGACTTCGCCGCTGATGTTGTCCGGCACATTGATGTTGCTGACTGCATTGTTGGTGACTGCAAAGGTGAAAATGAAGAAATCCTGA
- the yicS gene encoding protein YicS codes for MKPTMLLMITVFLIFPAISQAESPFSSLQSAKEKTTVLQDLRKICTPQASLSDEAWEKLMLSDENNKQHIREAIVAMERNNQSNYWEALGKVECPDM; via the coding sequence ATGAAGCCAACGATGCTACTCATGATTACCGTATTCCTGATTTTTCCAGCCATTTCTCAGGCCGAGTCGCCATTCAGTTCTCTACAGTCGGCAAAAGAGAAAACCACGGTATTGCAAGATTTACGTAAAATTTGCACGCCACAGGCGTCATTATCAGATGAAGCGTGGGAAAAGTTAATGTTGTCAGATGAAAACAATAAACAACATATACGCGAGGCCATCGTGGCGATGGAACGTAATAATCAGAGCAATTATTGGGAAGCGTTGGGTAAGGTAGAATGCCCGGATATGTAA
- the nlpA gene encoding lipoprotein NlpA, translating into MKLTTHHLRAGAALLLAGVLLAGCDQSSSDEKHIKVGVINGAEQDVAEVAKKVAKEKYGLDVELVGFSGSLLPNDATNHGELDANVFQHRPFLEQDNQAHGYKLVAVGNTFVFPMAGYSKKIKTVAQIKEGATVAIPNDPTNLGRALLLLQKEKLITLKEGKGLLPTALDITDNPRHLQIMELEGAQLPRVLDDPKVDVAIISTTYIQQTGLSPVNDSVFIEDKNSPYVNILVAREDNKNAENVKEFLQSYQSPEVAKAAETIFNGGAVPGW; encoded by the coding sequence ATGAAACTGACAACACATCATCTACGGGCGGGGGCCGCATTATTACTGGCAGGAGTTCTGCTGGCAGGTTGCGACCAGAGCAGCAGCGATGAAAAGCATATTAAAGTTGGCGTTATTAATGGCGCAGAACAAGATGTCGCGGAAGTCGCTAAAAAGGTAGCAAAAGAGAAATATGGTCTCGATGTTGAACTGGTAGGATTTAGCGGTTCGTTGCTACCGAACGATGCGACAAATCATGGCGAGCTTGATGCGAACGTCTTCCAGCATCGACCCTTTCTTGAACAAGATAATCAGGCGCATGGTTATAAACTGGTAGCGGTGGGAAATACGTTTGTCTTCCCCATGGCGGGCTATTCCAAAAAAATCAAAACAGTGGCGCAAATAAAAGAAGGTGCGACAGTGGCGATCCCCAACGACCCGACTAACCTTGGTCGCGCGCTTTTACTGCTGCAAAAAGAGAAGCTAATTACTCTGAAAGAAGGAAAAGGGTTATTACCTACCGCGTTGGATATAACCGATAATCCACGCCATTTGCAGATAATGGAGCTGGAAGGGGCACAGTTGCCACGTGTACTGGACGACCCGAAAGTGGATGTAGCGATTATCAGCACCACTTACATCCAGCAAACAGGACTTTCTCCGGTTAACGACAGCGTATTTATTGAAGATAAAAATTCGCCGTATGTGAATATTCTGGTGGCACGGGAAGATAATAAGAATGCAGAAAACGTGAAGGAATTTCTGCAATCTTATCAATCACCCGAAGTCGCTAAAGCGGCAGAAACCATCTTTAACGGAGGCGCGGTGCCTGGCTGGTAA
- the yicL gene encoding carboxylate/amino acid/amine transporter, whose amino-acid sequence MGSTRKGMLNVLIAAVLWGSSGVCAQYIMEQSQMSSQFLTMTRLIFAGLILLTLSFIHGDKIFSIINNHKDAISLLIFSVVGALTVQLTFLLTIEKSNAATATVLQFLSPTIIVAWFSLVRKSRPGILVFCAILTSLIGTFLLVTHGNPTSLSISPAALFWGIASAFAAAFYTTYPSTLIARYGTLPVVGWSMLIGGLILLPFYARQGTNFVVNGSLILAFFYLVVIGTSLTFSLYLKGAQLIGGPKASILSCAEPLSSALLSLLLLGITFTLPDWLGTLLILSSVILISMDSRRRARKINRPARHE is encoded by the coding sequence ATGGGTTCCACCAGAAAGGGGATGCTGAACGTTCTGATTGCCGCCGTGTTGTGGGGAAGTTCAGGGGTCTGCGCGCAATACATCATGGAGCAAAGCCAGATGTCGTCGCAGTTTTTGACTATGACGCGTTTGATATTCGCCGGTTTGATTCTGCTGACGCTATCATTTATTCATGGTGATAAAATCTTTTCTATTATTAACAATCACAAAGATGCCATTAGCCTACTGATTTTTTCCGTGGTTGGCGCGCTAACCGTACAGCTCACTTTTTTGCTAACCATCGAAAAATCGAACGCAGCCACGGCAACGGTGCTGCAATTCCTCTCACCGACTATTATCGTCGCCTGGTTCTCACTGGTGCGTAAATCCCGCCCGGGCATTCTGGTTTTCTGCGCTATTTTGACATCGCTGATCGGGACTTTTTTATTGGTGACACACGGTAATCCGACGTCATTATCGATCTCTCCTGCCGCGTTATTCTGGGGGATTGCCTCGGCATTTGCTGCTGCATTCTATACCACCTATCCCTCAACGCTGATTGCCCGCTATGGCACGTTACCGGTCGTCGGCTGGAGTATGCTGATTGGCGGTCTGATCCTGCTGCCCTTTTATGCCAGACAAGGGACAAACTTTGTCGTTAACGGCAGTTTGATTCTGGCGTTTTTTTATTTGGTGGTCATTGGTACGTCCCTGACATTTAGTCTGTACCTGAAAGGAGCACAATTAATTGGCGGTCCAAAAGCCAGCATTTTAAGCTGTGCAGAACCATTAAGTAGCGCGCTGCTCTCTTTGTTGTTGCTGGGGATCACCTTCACATTGCCGGACTGGCTGGGAACGCTGCTGATTCTGTCATCGGTGATTTTGATTTCAATGGATTCCCGCCGCCGCGCCAGAAAAATAAATCGTCCGGCGCGGCATGAGTGA